A single window of Nicotiana sylvestris chromosome 5, ASM39365v2, whole genome shotgun sequence DNA harbors:
- the LOC104228848 gene encoding TMV resistance protein N-like: MASSSSSRWSYDVFLSFRGEDTRKTFTSHLYEVLNDRGIKTFQDDKRLEYGATIPEELCKAIEESQFAIVIFSKNYATSRWCLNELVEIMECKTQFRQTVIPIFYDVDPSHIRNQKESFAKAFEEHETKYKDDVEGIKRWRIALTAAANLKGSCDNRDKTDADCIRQIVDQISSKLCKISLSYLQNIVGINTHLEEIESLLEIGINDVRIVGIWGMGGVGKTTIARAMFDTLLVRRDSSYQFDGACFLEDIKENKGRIHSLQNTLLSKLLRKKAEYNNKEDGKHQMASRLCSKKVLIVLDDIDDKDHYLEYLAGDLGWFGKGSRIVVTTRNKHLIGKNDVIYEVTRLADQEAMQLFSQHAFRKEDLDECFKELSLEVVNYAKGLPLALKVWGSLLHNLGLTEWKSAIEHMKINSNSKIVEKLKISYDGLEPIQQKMFLDIACFFRGRSKGYAMQILESCHSGIEYGLRVLIDKSLVSISEKGEIQMHDFIEDMGKYIVNFQKDPGERSRLWLVEDFEEVMINNTGTMAMEAIWVSSYSCTVRFSNEAMKNMKRLRIFNIERSSTRDAIEYLPNSLRCFVWSYYPWKSLPENFEPKMLVHLELWSSSLRYLWMETKHFRSLRRIDLSFSESLMRTPNFTGMPNLEYLNLKKCSNLEEVHHSLGCCSKLIRLNLMYCENLKRFPCINMESLKYLSVRECSRLEKFPEFLGRIKPELEIGIRELPSSYFQYQTHITELDLSYMKNLVALPSSIGRLKSLVNLNVSHCSKLESLPEEIGGLENLEELDARGTLISRPPSTIVCLNKLKILKFGERDGVHFEFPPVVAEGLQSLVHLNLSDCNLIDGGLPEDIGSLSSLKELYLNGNNFEHLPRSIAQLGALRILHLRDCKRLTQLPELPPKLNELHVDCHTAMKSINDFVTKRKKLQCVIFESFDYEDDAHNDYIYNLFAHALFQKISSLRHDISASDSLSENVFTIVHPKKKIPSWFHHQGWDSSVSVNLPENWYIPDKFLGFAVCYNGSLIDTTAQLIPVCDDGMTCITQKLALSNHSECDTESSDSSKRDTEFAIHFLLVPLTVLWDTSEANGKTPNDYGIIRLSFTGEMNKYGLRLLYKEEPEDEALLQMYEPTEHSTGIRRTRYNNSEHRDSVTDESSCCCRIL, translated from the exons AAAGCTATAGAAGAGTCTCAATTTGCTATCGTCATTTTCTCAAAGAATTATGCAACATCGAGGTGGTGTTTGAATGAACTAGTGGAGATCATGGAATGCAAGACTCAATTTAGACAAACTGTTATACCGATATTCTATGATGTGGATCCATCACATATTCGGAACCAAAAGGAGAGCTTTGCAAAAGCCTTTGAAGAACATGAAACAAAGTATAAGGATGATGTTGAGGGAATAAAAAGATGGAGGATTGCTTTAACTGCAGCGGCCAATCTCAAAGGCTCATGTGATAATCGTGACAA GACTGATGCAGACTGTATTCGGCAAATTGTTGACCAAATCTCATCCAAATTATGcaagatttctttatcttatcTGCAAAACATTGTTGGAATAAATACTCATTTAGAGGAAATAGAATCCTTACTAGAGATAGGAATCAATGATGTTCGGATTGTGGGAATCTGGGGAATGGGTGGAGTCGGTAAAACGACAATAGCAAGAGCGATGTTTGATACTCTCTTAGTAAGAAGGGATAGTTCCTATCAATTTGATGGTGCTTGTTTCCTTGAGGATATTAAAGAAAACAAAGGTAGAATACATTCTCTGCAAAATACCCTTCTCTCTAAACTGTTAAGGAAAAAAGCTGAGTACAATAATAAGGAGGACGGAAAGCACCAAATGGCTAGTAGACTATGTTCTAAGAAGGTCCTAATTGTGCTTGATGACATAGATGATAAAGATCATTATTTGGAGTATTTAGCAGGTGATCTTGGTTGGTTTGGTAAGGGTAGTAGGATTGTTGTAACAACTAGAAACAAGCATTTGATAGGGAAGAATGATGTAATTTATGAAGTGACTAGACTAGCTGACCAGGAAGCTATGCAATTGTTCAGTCAACATGCTTTCAGAAAAGAAGATCTAGATGAGTGTTTTAAGGAGCTCTCATTGGAGGTCGTAAATTATGCTAAAGGCCTTCCTTTAGCCCTCAAAGTGTGGGGTTCTTTGTTGCATAATCTAGGcttaactgaatggaaaagtgctATAGAGCACATGAAAATTAATTCTAATTCGAAAATTGTTGAAAAGCTCAAAATAAGTTACGATGGATTGGAGCCCATCCAACAAAAGATGTTTCTAGATATAGCATGCTTCTTTCGAGGGAGATCTAAAGGTTACGCCATGCAAATTCTTGAGAGTTGTCATTCTGGAATTGAATACGGATTGCGTGTCTTAATTGACAAATCTCTTGTGTCCATCTCTGAGAAAGGTGAGATTCAAATGCATGACTTTATAGAAGATATGGGTAAATATATAGTAAATTTTCAAAAAGATCCCGGAGAACGCAGCAGACTATGGCTCGTCGAGGATTTCGAAGAAGTGATGATCAACAATACA GGGACCATGGCAATGGAAGCAATCTGGGTTTCTTCTTATTCTTGTACAGTACGCTTTAGCAATGAGGCCATGAAAAATATGAAAAGGCTGAGGATATTTAACATAGAGAGGTCGTCGACCCGTGATGCCATTGAGTATTTGCCCAATAGCTTGCGTTGTTTTGTCTGGTCTTACTATCCTTGGAAGTCACTGCCAGAAAATTTTGAACCCAAAATGCTTGTTCACCTTGAACTCTGGAGCAGTTCACTGCGTTATTTATGGATGGAAACAAAG CATTTCCGGTCTCTACGGAGGATAGATCTCAGCTTCTCCGAAAGCCTGATGCGAACACCAAATTTCACGGGGATGCCAAATTTGGAatatttgaatctgaaaaaaTGTAGTAATCTTGAAGAGGTTCACCATTCCCTGGGATGTTGCAGCAAACTCATTCGGTTAAATTTGATGTATTGTGAAAACCTTAAGAGATTTCCATGTATTAACATGGAATCTCTTAAATATCTGAGTGTAAGAGAGTGCTCTCGGTTAGAGAAATTTCCAGAATTCCTCGGAAGAATAAAGCCGGAGTTGGAGATTGGCATAAGGGAACTACCATCCTCTTATTTTCAGTACCAAACTCATATTACCGAGCTAGATTTGAGCTATATGAAAAATCTTGTAGCTCTTCCAAGCAGCATCGGTAGGTTGAAAAGTTTGGTTAATCTAAATGTGTCTCATTGCTCAAAACTTGAAAGCTTGCCAGAAGAGATAGGGGGTTTAGAAAACTTGGAGGAGCTTGATGCTAGAGGTACTCTAATTTCACGACCTCCGTCTACCATTGTATGCTTGAACAAACTTAAAATCTTGAAGTTTGGAGAGAGAGATGGAGTGCACTTTGAGTTCCCTCCAGTAGTGGCTGAAGGATTACAGTCATTGGTACATCTGAATCTCAGTGACTGCAATCTAATAGATGGAGGACTTCCGGAAGACATTGGATCCTTATCGTCTTTGAAAGAATTGTATCTCAATGGAAATAATTTTGAGCATTTGCCTCGAAGCATAGCCCAACTTGGTGCTCTTCGAATCTTGCACTTAAGAGATTGCAAGAGGCTTACACAGCTGCCAGAACTTCCACCAAAATTAAATGAATTGCATGTAGATTGTCATACGGCTATGAAAAGTATCAATGATTTTGTAACAAAGAGAAAGAAACTACAGTGCGTGATATTCGAGTCATTTGATTATGAGGATGATGCACACAatgattatatatataatttgtttgcgcatgccctgtttcagaaaatCTCTTCCTTGAGGCATGACATCTCTGCTTCAGATTCCTTGTCCGAAAATGTGTTTACCATTGTGCATCCAAAGAAGAAGATCCCGAGTTGGTTCCACCATCAGGGTTGGGATAGTAGTGTATCAGTCAATTTGCCTGAAAATTGGTATATACCTGATAAATTCTTGGGATTTGCTGTATGTTACAATGGCAGCTTAATTGACACCACAGCTCAATTGATTCCCGTATGTGATGACGGGATGACGTGCATCACCCAGAAACTTGCCTTATCCAACCATTCAGAATGTGATACAGAATCATCCGACAGTTCAAAAAGGGATACAGAATTTGCTATTCATTTTTTGTTGGTACCTCTTACTGTCTTATGGGATACATCTGAGGCAAATGGAAAAACACCAAATGACTATGGGATTATTAGGCTATCTTTTACTGGAGAAATGAATAAGTATGGACTTCGTTTGTTGTATAAAGAAGAACCTGAGGATGAGGCCTTGTTACAAATGTATGAACCAACAGAACATTCCACTGGGATAAGGAGGACCCGATATAACAATAGTGAACACCGTGACTCTGTGACCGATGAATCCAGTTGCTGCTGTCGCATACTCTAG